A region of uncultured Carboxylicivirga sp. DNA encodes the following proteins:
- a CDS encoding serine acetyltransferase: MTNNQTAAIVRRAIEELSKEQSYKSVCHQKVQEHRMPSINSLAEIVNLAREIIFPGYFDDTAMRSDSIGYYIGVNTEKLYALLADQIMAGLCFECSDTQVMDDREVQAIAHQLAAEFVSQLPEIRRVLSTDVEAAFLGDPAAKSRGEVIFCYPAIRAISNYRIANALVNIGVPLIPRIISEMAHSETGIDIHPKASIGEYFSIDHGTGVVIGATSIIGKNVKLYQGVTLGAKSFPLDDDGNPIKGVPRHPIIEDNVVIYAQATILGRITVGANSVIGGNVWVTNPVAPNSKLVQFKPRDLLYSEGGGI; this comes from the coding sequence ATGACAAACAACCAAACTGCAGCAATAGTTAGAAGAGCTATAGAAGAGCTCTCTAAAGAGCAATCATACAAGTCGGTTTGCCATCAAAAAGTTCAGGAGCACAGAATGCCATCTATCAATTCTTTGGCAGAGATTGTTAATTTGGCTCGTGAAATTATATTTCCAGGATATTTTGATGATACGGCTATGCGATCTGATAGTATCGGATATTATATAGGAGTTAACACAGAAAAGTTATATGCCTTATTGGCTGACCAGATAATGGCAGGCCTGTGTTTTGAATGTTCAGACACTCAGGTGATGGATGATAGGGAAGTTCAAGCGATAGCCCATCAATTAGCTGCTGAGTTTGTTTCTCAATTACCGGAAATCCGCAGGGTGTTGTCAACAGATGTTGAAGCCGCATTTCTGGGCGATCCAGCTGCCAAAAGCAGGGGAGAAGTAATTTTTTGTTATCCTGCTATCAGGGCTATTTCTAATTATCGTATTGCCAATGCTTTGGTAAATATTGGTGTGCCTTTAATTCCCAGAATTATATCTGAAATGGCACATTCTGAAACAGGTATTGATATACATCCTAAAGCTTCTATTGGTGAATATTTCTCTATTGATCATGGAACAGGTGTTGTCATTGGTGCCACTTCAATAATTGGTAAAAATGTTAAGCTTTATCAAGGTGTAACTCTGGGTGCAAAAAGCTTTCCATTGGATGATGATGGTAATCCGATTAAAGGAGTACCAAGGCATCCGATCATAGAAGATAATGTTGTTATATATGCTCAGGCAACCATACTGGGTAGAATCACTGTTGGAGCTAATTCTGTAATTGGAGGTAACGTTTGGGTTACTAATCCGGTTGCACCTAATTCCAAACTGGTTCAATTTAAACCCCGGGATTTGCTGTATTCCGAAGGTGGTGGGATATAG
- the guaA gene encoding glutamine-hydrolyzing GMP synthase, whose translation MQEKIIIMDFGSQYTQLIARRVREINVYCEIHPYNNCPEFDDTVKGVILSGSPYSVRDEDAPVPDLSEIKGKMPLLGVCYGAQFLSHNFGGEVLPSATREYGRANLEFVDSESIMMKEVSHHSQVWMSHGDTIAKLPETYKIIASTKDVKVAAFKVENETTFGLQFHPEVYHSTEGTQILKNFVVDVCGCKQDWTPASFVETTVAELKAKLGNDKVVLGLSGGVDSTVAGVLLHKAIGDNLTCIFVDNGLLRKNEFEAVLDSYKHMGLNVIGVDAKKEFLGELDGVSDPETKRKIIGRVFIEVFDAEAHKIQDVKWLAQGTIYPDVIESVSVKGPSATIKSHHNVGGLPEKMNLKIVEPLNLLFKDEVRRVGKALKIDDSLLGRHPFPGPGLAIRILGDITAEKVALLQEVDYIFIQGLKDHHLYDQVWQAGAMLLPIQSVGVMGDERTYERVVALRAVTSTDGMTADWVHLPYDFLARISNEIINKVKGVNRVVYDISSKPPATIEWE comes from the coding sequence ATGCAAGAAAAAATCATCATTATGGATTTTGGTTCTCAGTATACACAGTTGATTGCCAGACGTGTTAGAGAAATTAATGTGTATTGCGAAATTCATCCGTACAATAACTGTCCCGAATTTGACGATACCGTAAAAGGAGTAATTTTAAGTGGAAGTCCTTACAGTGTAAGAGATGAGGATGCTCCTGTACCTGATTTATCAGAGATTAAAGGTAAAATGCCTTTGTTGGGAGTTTGTTATGGTGCTCAGTTTCTGTCACATAATTTCGGAGGTGAGGTGTTGCCATCAGCTACTCGTGAGTACGGTAGAGCTAACCTTGAATTTGTTGACTCAGAAAGCATAATGATGAAGGAAGTAAGCCATCATTCACAAGTGTGGATGTCGCATGGTGATACTATTGCCAAACTTCCCGAAACTTATAAAATCATTGCCAGTACCAAGGATGTAAAAGTGGCTGCTTTTAAGGTTGAAAACGAAACAACCTTTGGTTTGCAATTCCATCCTGAGGTATACCACAGTACAGAAGGAACACAGATTTTGAAAAATTTTGTGGTTGATGTATGTGGTTGCAAGCAAGACTGGACACCGGCTTCATTTGTTGAAACAACGGTTGCAGAGCTGAAAGCTAAATTAGGCAACGATAAAGTTGTTCTAGGCTTGTCAGGTGGTGTTGACAGTACCGTGGCTGGTGTCTTACTTCATAAGGCAATTGGCGATAATCTTACTTGTATTTTTGTTGATAACGGATTACTTCGTAAAAATGAATTCGAGGCTGTTTTGGATTCATACAAGCACATGGGATTGAATGTGATTGGTGTGGATGCCAAAAAAGAATTCCTGGGTGAGTTGGATGGAGTATCTGATCCGGAGACAAAACGTAAGATCATTGGTCGTGTTTTTATCGAAGTGTTTGATGCTGAAGCCCACAAGATACAGGATGTAAAATGGTTGGCTCAGGGTACTATATATCCTGATGTTATAGAGTCTGTTTCTGTAAAAGGACCATCAGCAACCATTAAATCACACCACAATGTTGGGGGTCTTCCTGAAAAAATGAATCTGAAGATTGTTGAGCCACTTAACCTGTTGTTCAAGGATGAGGTTCGTCGTGTTGGTAAAGCGTTAAAAATTGATGATTCATTGTTAGGCCGTCATCCTTTCCCGGGACCAGGTTTGGCAATCCGTATATTGGGCGATATAACAGCCGAAAAAGTTGCTTTGTTACAGGAAGTGGACTATATCTTTATTCAGGGATTGAAAGATCATCATTTATATGATCAGGTTTGGCAGGCAGGAGCTATGTTATTACCTATTCAGTCAGTTGGTGTAATGGGTGATGAGCGTACTTACGAAAGAGTGGTTGCATTGCGTGCGGTTACTTCTACGGATGGAATGACAGCAGACTGGGTTCATTTACCATATGATTTTCTGGCACGTATCTCAAATGAAATTATAAATAAAGTTAAAGGAGTTAACAGGGTAGTTTACGATATAAGCTCTAAACCACCTGCAACCATTGAATGGGAGTAG
- a CDS encoding SiaB family protein kinase — protein MGFELKNWYTEKKQGEVVLEYNGSITSELISEALDSIEKSLNLKNEKNRVRKKVYNVFVECLQNLYHHVDLPPVTAPVEQESNFGIIILSKDGTFYRISTGNFVKKEKLSYIKDRIDQVNSLSDEEVRMLYRDILSNEEFSDKGGGGLGMLDIVRKTGNKLEYYFYEFDDEYIFFSLDVYIS, from the coding sequence ATGGGGTTCGAATTAAAAAACTGGTATACAGAAAAAAAGCAAGGTGAGGTAGTGCTCGAGTACAACGGCAGTATTACCTCTGAGTTAATTTCTGAAGCCTTGGATTCAATAGAGAAAAGCCTCAATTTGAAGAACGAGAAAAACAGGGTTAGGAAGAAGGTATACAATGTGTTTGTTGAATGTCTTCAAAATCTCTATCATCATGTTGATCTGCCACCAGTAACAGCTCCCGTAGAACAAGAAAGCAACTTTGGAATTATTATTTTAAGTAAGGATGGTACCTTTTACAGAATATCAACGGGTAATTTTGTAAAAAAGGAAAAGTTAAGTTATATTAAAGATCGAATTGACCAGGTTAATTCGCTTTCTGATGAAGAGGTACGAATGTTGTACCGTGACATCCTTAGTAATGAAGAATTTTCTGACAAAGGAGGAGGAGGACTTGGAATGTTGGATATTGTCAGGAAGACAGGAAATAAGTTAGAGTATTATTTTTATGAATTTGATGATGAATACATCTTTTTTTCGTTAGATGTATACATTAGTTAA
- a CDS encoding S41 family peptidase produces the protein MKVRYGFSKLILGMIIAIIAVNLQAQSVDKNLQKLQLTYQLINSLYVDTVNDTRLTEEAIAGMLKSLDPHSVYITADEVAAMNEPLDGSFDGIGIQFNILHDTLMVVTPLIGGPSEKVGIAAGDRIVSIDGDNVAGIGIKNSDVYKYLRGKKGTKVKLAINRKGQYLDFTVVRDKIPIHSVEASYMADPKTAYVKITRFALTTHQEFVDALDKLEENNYENLIIDLRGNGGGYLKAAIDIADELIGSDNLIVYTQGLNSERREHTARKKGRFEKGKLVLLMDEGSASASEIVAGAVQDWDRGIVVGRRSFGKGLVQRPFDFPDGSMIRLTIAKYYTPSGRCIQKDYSEGEDAYRYEIGNRYLHGEMENVDSIHFDESMKYHTKVSGRTVYGGGGIMPDVFVPMDTTMYSDYYRDLVASGIVNRMILTYVDNNRELLKGTYTSYKAFNEEFEISEELINQLISEGEKEGIERNDDELKVSNLLMRTQLKALIARDLFSTSEYFETINTLSEDYNKAIELVSTKKDYAQLLK, from the coding sequence ATGAAAGTAAGATACGGATTTAGTAAACTGATTTTGGGAATGATAATTGCCATCATAGCAGTTAATTTGCAGGCTCAGTCAGTGGATAAAAACCTTCAGAAATTACAATTGACTTATCAGTTGATCAATTCATTGTATGTTGATACAGTAAACGATACAAGATTAACCGAGGAAGCAATTGCAGGCATGCTTAAGAGTCTGGATCCTCATTCGGTTTATATAACAGCTGATGAGGTGGCAGCCATGAACGAACCGTTGGATGGAAGTTTTGATGGCATTGGTATTCAATTTAATATTTTACATGATACCCTTATGGTTGTTACACCATTGATTGGCGGACCTTCTGAAAAAGTTGGAATTGCTGCCGGCGATCGTATTGTAAGTATTGATGGAGATAATGTAGCCGGAATTGGAATTAAAAACAGCGACGTTTATAAATACCTCCGTGGTAAAAAAGGAACTAAAGTAAAACTGGCCATCAATCGAAAAGGTCAGTATCTTGATTTTACAGTTGTGCGTGATAAAATCCCAATTCATAGTGTTGAGGCATCATACATGGCTGATCCTAAAACGGCCTATGTAAAAATTACACGTTTTGCCTTAACTACCCATCAGGAATTTGTTGATGCGTTAGATAAGCTTGAAGAAAATAACTACGAAAATTTAATTATTGACCTTCGGGGTAATGGTGGTGGATATTTGAAGGCAGCCATTGACATTGCAGATGAATTGATAGGATCAGATAACCTTATTGTTTATACTCAGGGTTTAAATAGCGAACGTCGTGAGCATACAGCCCGAAAAAAAGGTCGTTTTGAGAAAGGTAAACTGGTGTTGTTAATGGATGAGGGTTCTGCTTCAGCCAGTGAAATTGTTGCGGGTGCTGTTCAGGACTGGGATCGTGGAATTGTTGTTGGACGTCGCAGTTTTGGTAAAGGATTGGTACAACGACCATTTGATTTTCCTGATGGCTCAATGATTCGTTTAACCATTGCTAAATATTATACTCCCTCAGGCCGTTGTATTCAAAAAGATTATAGTGAAGGGGAAGATGCTTACCGTTACGAAATAGGTAACCGTTATTTACATGGAGAAATGGAGAATGTTGATAGTATCCATTTTGATGAAAGTATGAAATATCATACCAAAGTTAGTGGTCGTACAGTATACGGTGGTGGTGGAATTATGCCGGATGTATTTGTTCCGATGGACACAACGATGTATTCTGATTATTATCGTGATCTGGTTGCTTCTGGAATTGTTAACCGAATGATTTTAACTTATGTTGATAATAATCGTGAGTTATTGAAAGGAACATACACCAGTTATAAGGCATTTAATGAAGAGTTTGAAATATCTGAGGAATTGATTAACCAATTAATATCAGAGGGAGAAAAAGAAGGTATTGAACGAAATGATGACGAATTAAAGGTATCGAATTTATTAATGCGTACTCAGCTAAAAGCCTTAATCGCCCGTGATTTATTTTCAACTTCAGAATATTTTGAAACCATCAATACTTTATCTGAAGATTATAACAAGGCCATCGAGTTAGTATCAACCAAAAAAGACTACGCTCAGCTTTTAAAATAA
- a CDS encoding ATP-binding protein, producing MRVKSEDKTFVVMTGPESSGKTSLCEVLSDYYDTCWMPEFAREYVENLKRNYTIEDVELIAKKQVKQYEEALKEEHSIIFFDTFLIITKIWFTYVYGQCPAWVHQGLKQLKVDLFLLCKPDIPWIQDDVRENGHIREELFQLYKQELDFYGFNYCIIEGSGEARKKLAIKHINQILAEKPHYDKQPNCSNS from the coding sequence GTGAGAGTAAAGTCTGAAGATAAAACTTTTGTTGTAATGACTGGGCCGGAGTCGTCTGGTAAAACCAGTCTGTGTGAGGTTTTGTCTGATTATTATGACACCTGTTGGATGCCGGAATTTGCCCGGGAATATGTTGAGAACCTAAAGCGTAATTATACCATCGAAGATGTTGAATTAATTGCCAAAAAACAGGTTAAGCAATATGAGGAGGCACTTAAAGAAGAGCACTCGATTATCTTTTTTGATACGTTTTTAATTATCACCAAAATTTGGTTTACCTATGTGTATGGACAATGTCCGGCATGGGTTCATCAAGGTTTGAAGCAATTAAAAGTTGATTTATTTTTATTGTGCAAACCCGATATACCATGGATTCAGGATGATGTAAGAGAAAACGGACATATCAGGGAAGAATTATTTCAATTGTATAAACAAGAACTGGACTTTTATGGTTTTAATTACTGTATTATCGAAGGATCGGGTGAAGCAAGAAAAAAGTTAGCAATAAAACATATAAACCAAATTCTAGCAGAAAAGCCACATTATGACAAACAACCAAACTGCAGCAATAGTTAG
- a CDS encoding exo-alpha-sialidase, whose amino-acid sequence MQQPVLSLKDNLFDESNAEDLGLEMPLGLETATIYSASDSTDKYCNGAVAIAFKERLYCMWQSSEKDEDSHDTRVMYSFSNDGKVWTNPDILAASPDNGYCTSGGWWKYRDTLVAYINEWSYNESPRFCKVKYMLSTDGINWSSPKFVRWLNGDEMIGAFEQDPHQIESGRIINALHVSPGLHLSPIFTDDQYGISGWEKGEMNNMDYTGEVTRELEPSSYVRKDGALLMVFRDQNSSFCKLASVSLDEGRSWSTPVITVMPDSRSKQSAGNLPDGTAYFVSNPVNAKMRYPLVLTLSDDGSLFNKAFVLRKASELPSLKYDGKYKREGYHYPKSMVYNDCLYISYITNKEKVEITKVPLRGL is encoded by the coding sequence ATGCAACAACCGGTATTAAGCTTAAAGGATAATCTTTTCGATGAGTCTAATGCTGAGGATCTGGGATTGGAAATGCCTCTGGGACTTGAAACAGCAACTATTTACTCAGCTTCCGATTCAACGGATAAATATTGTAATGGTGCAGTTGCAATAGCATTTAAAGAAAGACTCTATTGTATGTGGCAAAGCTCTGAAAAAGATGAAGATTCACATGATACCAGGGTGATGTATTCCTTTAGTAATGATGGGAAAGTCTGGACGAATCCCGATATTTTGGCAGCTAGTCCTGATAATGGTTATTGCACATCGGGTGGTTGGTGGAAGTACAGAGATACTTTGGTTGCTTATATTAATGAATGGAGCTATAATGAATCTCCACGTTTTTGTAAGGTAAAATATATGCTTTCTACAGATGGTATAAATTGGTCAAGTCCAAAATTCGTAAGGTGGTTAAATGGAGATGAAATGATAGGTGCATTTGAACAGGATCCACATCAGATTGAATCCGGTAGAATAATTAATGCTCTTCATGTTTCACCAGGTCTTCATTTAAGTCCAATATTTACTGATGATCAATACGGTATTAGTGGATGGGAGAAGGGTGAGATGAATAACATGGATTACACGGGTGAGGTAACCCGGGAGCTGGAACCCAGTTCATATGTTCGAAAAGATGGAGCCCTCCTAATGGTATTTCGCGATCAGAATAGTTCGTTTTGTAAACTTGCATCTGTTAGTCTGGATGAAGGACGTAGTTGGTCAACACCGGTTATTACTGTTATGCCGGATTCGCGATCCAAACAGAGTGCTGGTAATTTGCCGGATGGAACAGCTTATTTTGTAAGTAATCCGGTTAATGCTAAAATGCGTTATCCTTTGGTTTTGACATTAAGTGATGATGGCAGTCTATTTAATAAGGCTTTTGTGCTCAGAAAAGCAAGTGAATTACCTTCATTAAAATACGATGGAAAGTATAAGCGAGAAGGATATCATTATCCTAAGTCAATGGTTTATAATGACTGTTTGTATATTTCCTATATTACTAATAAAGAAAAGGTTGAAATAACAAAGGTTCCGTTAAGAGGTTTATAA
- a CDS encoding Nramp family divalent metal transporter, producing MQFLKNFKNIGPGSLVTAAFIGPGTITTCSLAGANFGMALLWGLLFSIIATLILQEMTARLGIITQQGLGDAIRNLIQNPALKILSVVLIISAITIGNAAYETGNLIGAAMGIDTVLPGENIKVISLIIGLTAFVLLWLGSYRILEKVLIGLVILMSLVFLTTAIVIAPHFQSILKGIFIPSFPNGSALMLIGLIGTTIVPYNLFLHTSVVKERWKTKEDLPKARFDLFVSIILGGVISMSIVITSAMAFYATNHEIKGASNMAIQLEPILGSWAKYILASGLFAAGISSSITAPLAAAYATSGILGWKSTLKDWRFRLVWMIILGIGILFSSLDYKPIEAIWFAQITNGILLPIIATFLVLVMNNKKLLSDKINKPIANVAGIFVIIITLVLGLRSILSVTGII from the coding sequence ATGCAATTTTTAAAGAACTTTAAAAATATTGGTCCCGGTAGTCTTGTAACTGCAGCATTTATTGGACCGGGGACCATTACAACCTGTTCACTTGCCGGAGCAAATTTTGGTATGGCCTTACTCTGGGGATTACTTTTTTCCATTATTGCCACTCTTATTCTTCAAGAGATGACAGCACGTTTGGGAATTATTACTCAACAAGGCTTAGGTGACGCCATTCGAAATCTGATACAAAATCCTGCTTTAAAAATATTGTCTGTCGTTTTAATTATTTCAGCTATTACCATTGGAAATGCTGCTTACGAAACAGGAAACCTTATTGGAGCAGCCATGGGAATTGACACTGTTCTTCCAGGAGAAAATATCAAAGTAATCAGTTTGATTATAGGGCTAACCGCTTTTGTACTACTTTGGCTTGGGAGTTACCGTATTCTGGAAAAAGTATTGATTGGATTGGTCATATTAATGAGTCTTGTTTTTCTGACAACAGCCATTGTAATAGCACCTCATTTTCAATCCATTCTTAAAGGAATCTTTATTCCTTCCTTTCCAAATGGTTCAGCTTTAATGTTGATTGGCCTGATTGGAACAACCATTGTACCGTATAATCTTTTTTTACACACTTCTGTAGTAAAAGAACGCTGGAAGACAAAAGAGGATTTACCCAAAGCCAGATTTGATCTATTTGTTTCAATTATTCTGGGTGGCGTTATTTCGATGAGTATTGTAATCACTTCTGCTATGGCATTTTATGCGACCAATCACGAAATAAAGGGAGCAAGTAATATGGCTATTCAGCTTGAACCTATATTGGGTAGCTGGGCAAAATATATATTAGCTAGTGGATTATTTGCGGCCGGGATATCATCAAGCATTACAGCCCCATTGGCTGCTGCCTATGCAACCTCTGGCATATTAGGCTGGAAAAGCACCCTGAAGGACTGGCGTTTCAGATTGGTATGGATGATTATTCTTGGTATTGGAATTCTTTTTTCTTCGCTTGATTACAAACCTATTGAAGCCATATGGTTCGCACAGATCACAAATGGTATACTTCTGCCTATCATCGCAACCTTTCTGGTTTTAGTAATGAATAATAAAAAATTATTGTCCGACAAGATTAATAAACCCATAGCTAATGTGGCAGGCATATTTGTGATAATTATTACCTTGGTCTTGGGTTTACGAAGTATATTATCAGTAACGGGAATAATATAG
- the pnuC gene encoding nicotinamide riboside transporter PnuC: MLEYIKMYGMGAAGTVASLIYLYYSIREKIWLWPWGIVASALSIWVFFTSRLYADMSLQFYYLIVSFYGWWFWSYSSTAANKDEVPISKVSQKQIVNLTIIGIGVYLIILLALLKVPVMLDIAGSEMPYLDAATTAASFMATWMLARKIIEHWLIWIVVDFVSMVMYFYKAQVYNNSADLYFYSFLFLIYTAGAYWGFKQWQKIMIRESKV; encoded by the coding sequence ATGTTAGAATATATTAAGATGTATGGAATGGGAGCGGCCGGTACAGTGGCTTCTCTCATTTATTTGTATTATTCCATTCGTGAAAAAATATGGCTTTGGCCATGGGGTATTGTGGCTTCGGCATTATCAATTTGGGTGTTTTTTACTTCCCGACTATATGCCGATATGAGTCTTCAGTTTTATTATCTCATAGTTAGCTTTTATGGCTGGTGGTTCTGGTCATATTCTTCAACAGCCGCAAATAAAGATGAGGTTCCCATTAGTAAGGTTTCGCAAAAACAGATTGTTAATTTAACAATCATAGGTATTGGTGTTTATCTTATTATCTTACTGGCATTATTAAAAGTTCCGGTTATGCTTGATATTGCTGGTTCAGAGATGCCTTATCTTGATGCTGCTACTACGGCAGCTTCGTTTATGGCTACCTGGATGTTGGCGCGCAAAATTATAGAACATTGGCTGATCTGGATTGTTGTTGATTTTGTATCAATGGTGATGTATTTCTATAAGGCACAGGTCTATAATAATTCTGCAGATTTGTATTTTTATAGTTTCTTATTCTTAATATATACAGCAGGAGCTTATTGGGGCTTTAAGCAATGGCAAAAAATAATGATTCGTGAGAGTAAAGTCTGA
- a CDS encoding DUF1987 domain-containing protein — protein METIIREGTPKTPYVRLDGENGLVEIKGRSIPENSVEFYKPIIDWLEKFGEEPAAETGVNIQLEYFNTSSSKCILDIFKRLELIHKKGNKVEINWYYEEDDEDMFEAGEDYQSIINVPFKMIEMEE, from the coding sequence ATGGAAACAATTATTCGTGAGGGAACACCGAAAACACCTTATGTAAGACTGGATGGAGAGAATGGTTTGGTAGAGATTAAAGGCCGTTCTATTCCTGAAAACTCAGTTGAGTTTTATAAGCCTATTATTGATTGGTTGGAGAAGTTTGGAGAAGAGCCTGCTGCAGAAACTGGTGTAAATATTCAATTAGAGTATTTTAATACCAGTTCTTCTAAATGTATTCTGGATATCTTTAAACGATTGGAATTGATTCATAAAAAAGGAAATAAAGTTGAGATTAACTGGTATTATGAAGAAGATGATGAGGATATGTTTGAAGCCGGTGAAGATTATCAGTCAATAATTAACGTGCCGTTTAAGATGATTGAAATGGAAGAGTAA